The segment GTAACCTATGAAGCACCTGCACCTGAAGCAGCTGATATTACAGTTGACAGCGTTACTTTCACCATGACTCAGGACACTGTTCTAGCTTACAACGATACAAACGTAACAGTTACTATAAGCAATGATGGAGCTGAATGTGCTGAAGCTAATGTTACATTAACTGTCGGTGATGAAAGCCAGACAAAAACAGTCACCAATATCGGAAGCACACCACAAAATGTGGTATTTGAAGAATATTTCACTTCTAGTGGTGATAAAGATGTCACAGTTGTAATTGACTACTTGAATGGTACGACCGTAACCGCTTATACTGGCAGTGTCAATGTATTTGCTAGTGGTTATATGGGTAAGTCATTCAGTAACGGTACGAATATGACTGTTCGTCCTACATATGATGGAAACAATACTTTAAATGTATTTGGTCACTTCTTCAGTTATAAATCCAATAGTCCAGCAACATTTACCTTTGATGCTGGTGCTAATGGTCTAGTTGATCAGGATAAAGTGGTTGACGTTTTATACTACCAGCCATGGGGAACATGGAACGGACTAAACGCAAGTGTAACTCTTACAATTAACGACAATAATGTACCAATTCTTGCCCAATATGAAGATCAGAAAGGATTCGGTTCATACAACTACCCATACGGATTGAACGTTTATAACATTACAGGTGTACTTAATTATAATGATGTAAACACGTTTACGGTAACTCCGGTTCGTGATAGTGGAACGGCTTACATCTATGGTGGATACATTGTGGCAATATATGCTAACAATACCAACCGTACAGTTATCAGTATTGCCGAGGATGAGGATGCACTTAGTGCCGGATCCAGTTCCAGTTATGGTGGTACTGCTGCTACGGCAATAACATATGCTAACCACAATGGTATCGACTTGGATGAAGTATCCAGTGCGTATGTGGTTGTTGCAGCTAACAATGCTGCTAGTAGTGATAACAACAGAGTAATAATAAATTCACAGGATTATGGTAACTTAGGAACATACTACAACTCAAGTAGCCAAGTCGCCATTGGAACATATGACATAATAGACAACCTTGCAGAAGACAATGTTGTATCAGTAAATTGTATCCAAGACTCATCCGTGTACGTATTATCATCAATATTGGTAGTAACCTATGAAAAACCTACCAATGTCGTAGTAAATGCTGTAGATGTAACTGCATCAAAAGGAGATTTGCTAGTAGAAACAGATAACACCATTACAGTAAGTTTATCCAATGATGGAAAAGCTACTTCAGGAACATTGAATGTTGTTGTTGATGGTGAAAGCACAAACGTTCCACTCGAAGACTTTGCTGGTGAAACTACCATTGACGTGACATATAACCCAAGTTCTACAGGTGAAAAATCAGTAAAAGTAGACTTCGTAAGTGAGGATACGACCCAGACATTATATGAGGGAGTACTTAACGCTTTCTACAACGGTTACAGGGGTAAATCATTCACGAATGGTGAAAACTTCACAACCAAACGTGTATATACTGGTCAAAACACGTTAATACTCGAACAATTCGATTATTACAACTGGAATGTTACTTCAAAAGCAGTATACGATGCATCAAATCTAGAAAGTGATAAAATAGTTGATGTATTATACTACCAGGGATACAACTGGGACAAATACCTTAACTTCACGTTGATGGTAAACGGTGTTGAATCACCTATCATCGCTAACTACAGTGATGCCAAAGGATTCGGTACATACAACTATCCAAGTGGAGTTGTCGTATTCAACATCACGGCTCAATTCCTTGCAGGCCAGTCTAATGAGATTGTTCCAACTGCACTGGAAAACAATTCCAACATCCTCTATGGTGGTATATTAGTAATAATATATGCCAACAATATCGACATGACTACAATCATGATTAATGAGGGATCAGATTTATTAAACCCTGAATCAAGTGGATTAACAACAAATGACTATACTATAGCATATGCCAACTATGAAAACGTTGAATCTGGAGAAGCTGTATTATACACAATATCGGCAGCAGCTGATAAGGCAAACGGCAGCAAAATCATATTCAACGGTGAAGAATATGGATGTCTTGCAGAAAACTATGATTCAATATCAAAACTCAGCATAGTCGAATCAAAAATAACAAACCTTAACGAAGGAGATAACCTCGTAGAACTAGCAAGTGTAAATGATAACCTCTTTACAATGGGTACAATACTTCTTGTGTCAAACCCAATAGAACCAACACTTAAGATAGATACAATCGAATTTAGCTTAGGCGAAACTACAAGTATTCAAGCAGGTATCTACTATGGTGACGTATTGGCATCTAGCATCAACAAGGGTAAAGTCGTATTCAAAGTAAACGGCAAAACACTTAAAGATACAAATGGTAAGGTAATCTATGCAAAAGTAGTTAACGGTCTGGCAATCATAGAAAATTTCACAGTACCTGAATCATGGGATAACAATACTGTAATAGAAGCAACTTACTCAGGATCATCACAGCTTGAATCAATAAAAAGTGAAAAGGTTAACTTGACAATATCTAAGGGTAATGTGCAATTATCAGTAGCTGACGTTACAGCTTCAAACAATCAGACAATAACATTATCGGCAAATGTAACAGTCAATGGTCAAAATGTTGATACTGGAAAAGTTATCTTTAAAATCAATGGTAAAACAGTTAAGGATGAAAACGGTAAGGTAATATATGCAGAAGTGGTAGATGGTGTGGCTAATGTAAATTACACGTTATCCAATTTAAAAGCTAATGAGTATACCATCACTTGTGTATTTACCAGTACTACCTATGAACGTGCAGAACAAAATGCAAAATTAACAGTTGTTAAAACATAAGTATGGATGATTCAATCCATACTATTCTTTTTTTATTAGTTAATCTCTAATTCTTCTTAATATTCAATTTTATTTGTAATCCTATGTTATTTTTCTAATACTAGTATAACTTCTTTAGTTTTTAATGTTTACATATCTATTCAATTGATTTTTATAGTTCAACGATTGCTACTGGGATATCCGTCATTGCAATGATTGTAATTATGACAATATTTCTCAAGAAGCGTAAAAATAATATTGGAGTTTAGGATGTAATGTTTTTAATGGGATGATAAATGCAGATATTTTATATACTTTCCTATATTAATCCTTTTTTTGGCTGTGTTTCAAAATAATAATTAACACTACTATTTACTGTTCATATATCTTTGAGTGTACGGACAGGCATAAATGCATTTTCCACATACTGTATCAGCTTTTCCCAGGTTAATTTCTGATATCTTAAGGGCATATTCCTCGCATTTCTTATCATTATAGAATTCGTTTCTTTTCAATCTATAATTCCATTCGATACCGCTAATTGCACCAGCCTTGCATGCATTTTTGCATTGGTTACAGTTTGCACAATTGGATTCAAGTATTGGATTTCCATATTCCAGTGGAGCATCGGTCATTACGGACGTCAATCGTAGTGCAGATCCATACTCCTTTGTCGTAAGAAGTGCCGATTTTCCAATCCAGCCCAGCCCTGATTTTGTAGCAAAAGTTTTATGGGGCAGTTCAGATGAATTGAATTCACCGAAATCTTTTCCCAATCTTTTCTTGGTCTGTGCATAAGCCTTATATCCTCTTTCAATTAAATACTCCTCACAAAGCATTCCCAATTCATCCAATTTCGTGTTGAGGTTCACTAATTTCAATACATATTCTTCGGTAGGAGCATTTGCCATTCCTCTTAGAATGTCCTGTGGATATGTAATGTAGAATACAACTCCCGATTTTAATTCGGGCATTATCGTAACGTCAGAAATGTCTGCATATCCTACCTTGGTTGCACCGTGATCTGTCAGGTATTTTCTCAAATTCGATGATAAACTCATTATTCATTCAACCTTTTTAAAAAATCATTGTTCGTTCTAGAATAGGGACTTGTAGTGTTCGTATTCGTAACTTATCAGTGTGGGATTTCTAAAGCATTTGATATTTGAAATCAGTATTTTCTTGTTGTCTGGGTCCTCAAATTCCCTCAAGAGGTAATAGTTGTTTTCATTCTTTAAAAGTTCATTTTTAAAATCTGGATTATTCAATGTTTTTATAGCTATCAAATCATTTTCGTCATATTCATTTATCAGTTTAAGCCTATTTAGTAGACATATAAAATATTCTTCATTGAAAATATAGCATAGGATTTTTTCCAATTGTAGATTTCACAGCTTATCAGATATTTTTCCATAACTATTTCGTCCTGCTTTGTATCGTTGTTTAAAGATATGTCTTCTTGTATTAATAATTATATGCTTTATATTACAAATGCATGAAAAACAAATGAAAAAGTAATAATCGGATTGGAAGGACGTGTTTGTATTTTGATACTTTCTTCTATTTAAATTCATTTTATGATTTATTAAAATAGTACTTATGGGTATGTCTGTTATTATTATATGCTTGATTTTTAAGAATTTGCTTAGTTATATCCTATTGAAGTTATTTACAAAGTGTCAATATAGATGTCGTTTACAAATACTCATTTTTTTAATAATTTCCGACACTGCTTTTTACGAATCATGATTAAATTTTTAAAAACATTTAAACATCCAATCTATTTTCACATAAGATCACATATAATCGTTTACTGGATTAAAAAATAGTAATAGGTTAGATGAATTAAAAAATAGTTTCAAACTTCTTTCATAATCAATGGGAAAAGTAAATGTTGGATATTCAAAATAAGTATTGAAAATATATCCAACATCAGCTTCCTTTTTAGTCAAAATATACGGTTTGACTACCTTTACGTTTTTCAAGATAACCGGTTGCGGTTATTGTTTGTCCATCACATGTAACTGTTATAACACATTTATCCGGATATCTGGCCATTGAAGCGGTATCAGGTATATAAACATTACCTTCACCATTGACGGTATAGCTTTTTGCAGGCTCGTTGATTAATGTAACACCATCCCTATAATAATCCATGGACAATGACAACGTCTTTCCGGCATGTTGACTACCAACATTAACGGTTACCTGTTCACCGGTATTTGGATTTCCATCCGCATAGAAAGTGGCCCAATTAATCTTCTCAATTGGATTGGAATTACCACCGGATGCAGAATTCTGATTGGCATCGTTGCCGTTTTGATTTGTATGGCCTAAAATCTTATCAATAATGCCCGGATTATTATAATTGTCATTGTCTGTATTGATGATTATAAAAGTACCCGCTATCAGTAACACGCATATGAAAACTGTAAAACATATGATGATTAAATTATTTTCCCTCATTTGTCAACATTCCTAAAGTTATTATTTAATAACTATGATTTATGTATACTTAAAAGTTTTTGTTAAAAATAAGAAATAATATAATGGATATTGATTAAAAAAAGATAAAAATGAATAGGAACATTTAAATGTTTAAGAACTTCCTTTCAAATGCCCTTATTACCCGTTCTGCCACAAATATTAGCAGACCCACCAATATTATGTAAATCCAGCTGGTAGGATTTATGGCTGTCGTTTTAAATATGGTCTGTAATTGTGGAACATATATTGCACACAACTGCAGGATAAATGACAGGATAACGGATATGTACAGTGTTTTATTGGTTTTGTTGCTGTTACTTTTACAGTTAAATACATTGAACAACTGATAAACAACAAATACACTGAAGGCTATGCTGCTTGCAACCAGATAACTACTTCCATTATTTAATTCATAGATGTACACGCCCAGCGTTCCACACATCATCACAAGACCGATTAATGTTATGTGTATCAGGTTTTCATTACTAAGCAGATTATCTTTTGTAGGGCCGACATTCATGATGTTCTTGTCTGATGGCTCAACACCAAGAGACTGGGCCGGCGGACCATCCATTATAATGTTTATCCATAATAGCTGCACAGGATTAAACGGCAGAGGTATATACAGCAGGGACGAGAATAATATCGTCAATATTGCC is part of the Methanosphaera sp. BMS genome and harbors:
- a CDS encoding 4Fe-4S double cluster binding domain-containing protein; translated protein: MSLSSNLRKYLTDHGATKVGYADISDVTIMPELKSGVVFYITYPQDILRGMANAPTEEYVLKLVNLNTKLDELGMLCEEYLIERGYKAYAQTKKRLGKDFGEFNSSELPHKTFATKSGLGWIGKSALLTTKEYGSALRLTSVMTDAPLEYGNPILESNCANCNQCKNACKAGAISGIEWNYRLKRNEFYNDKKCEEYALKISEINLGKADTVCGKCIYACPYTQRYMNSK